Proteins encoded together in one Solanum lycopersicum chromosome 7, SLM_r2.1 window:
- the LOC101253205 gene encoding UDP-arabinose 4-epimerase 1 — MDFVELKRRSSTSRRLLLLAGIAAICLFIFRNSSSFSTSVKFSQHEPGVTHVLVTGGAGFIGSHASLRLLKDSYRVTIVDNLSRGNMGSVKVLQELFPEPGRLQFIYADLGDAAAVNKIFSRNAFDAVMHFAAVAYVGESTQEPLRYYHNITSNTLLLVKAMAAHGVKTLIYSSTCATYGEPEKMPITEVTPQSPINPYGKAKKMAEDIILDFSKTSDMAVMILRYFNVIGSDPEGRLGEAPPPELREQGRISGACFDAARGIIPGLKIRGVDYTTPDGTCVRDYIDVTDLIDAHVKALEHAKPSKVGIYNVGTGKGSSVKQFVEACKKATGVDIKIDYLSRRPGDYAEVYSDPSKIRRELNWIARYSLEESLAIAWRWQKVHRNGYN; from the exons ATGGATTTTGTGGAGTTGAAGAGACGGAGCAGCACTTCTAGGAGACTGCTCTTGCTTGCTGGCATTGCTGCgatttgtttatttatattcagaaattcatcgagttttaGTACCTCTGTCAAG TTCTCTCAACACGAACCAGGTGTAACTCATGTGTTAGTGACGGGAGGTGCTGGCTTCATTGGTTCTCATGCGTCCCTTCGTCTCCTAAAGGATTCGTATCGTGTAACTATAGTG GACAATCTTTCCCGTGGAAATATGGGCTCGGTAAAAGTTCTCCAGGAACTTTTCCCAGAACCAGGGCGACTTCAGTTTATTTATGCTGATTTGGGAGATGCTGCTGCT GTTAACAAAATCTTTTCACGAAATGCATTTGATGCTGTGATGCATTTTGCAGCTGTTGCATATGTTGGTGAAAGTACTCAAGAACCGCTTAG gtattatcataacataacatcAAATACTCTGCTTCTAGTTAAGGCAATGGCAGCACACGGTGTAAAAAcactaatctattcaagtacTTGTGCAACATATGGAGAGCCTGAGAAAATGCCTATTACGGAAGTGACTCCACAA TCCCCAATAAATCCATATGGAAAAGCAAAGAAAATGGCTGAAGATATCATATTGGACTTCTCAAAGACTTCAGATATGGCTGTCATGATTTTAAG GTACTTCAATGTGATTGGCTCGGATCCTGAAGGAAGGTTAGGAGAAGCTCCGCCCCCAGAATTACGTGAGCAAGGTCGGATATCTGGTGCTTGTTTTGATGCAGCCAGGGGCATAATTCCAGGATTGAAG ATAAGAGGAGTAGATTACACCACACCTGATGGCACTTGTGTAAGAGACTACATTGATGTGACTGACCTGATTGACGCTCATGTTAAAGCTCTCGAGCATGCTAAACCAAGCAAAGTTGGCATCTACAATGTCGGGACTGGAAAAG GTAGTTCAGTGAAACAATTTGTGGAAGCTTGTAAAAAGGCAACAGGAGTTGACATAAAGATTGATTACCTTAGTAGACGTCCAGGAGACTATGCTGAAGTCTACAGTGATCCTTCTAAAATTAGACGTGAACTGAACTGGATCGCGAGATATTCACTGGAGGAGAGTTTAGCAATAGCATGGAGATGGCAAAAGGTACACAGAAATGGTTACAACTAA
- the LOC101252901 gene encoding heat shock 70 kDa protein 17: MPAKNMLFHIGIILSLFLLNPIPSQSAVSSIDLGSEWFKVAVVNLKPGQPPISIAINEMSKRKTPSLVAFHSGSRLIGEEASGIVARYPNKVYSHLRDLISKPFPHVSKTLESLYLTYDISPEESRNVAVFKTENGNFTAEELVAMLFKYALGLAEAHTRGTPVKDAVVTVPPYMGVAERKGLLVAAELAGINVLALVNEHSGAALQYGIDKDFSNGSRHVIFYDMGAGSTYAALVYFSAYNTKEFGKTVSANQFQVKDVRWNAELGGEHMELRLVEHFADEFNKQVGNGVDIRKSPKAMAKLKKQVKRTKEILSANTAAPISVESIYDDRDFRSSITREKFEELCADLWEKALVPLKEVLTHSGLKIEDIYAVELIGGATRVPKLQAKLQEFLGRKELDRHLDSDEAIALGASLHAANISDGIKLNRKLGMIDGSPYGYVIEVDGPDLPKDESTKQLTIPRMKKLPSKMFRSIVHKKDFEVSLAYESDDFLPPGTTSRRFAQYAVSGLTDASEKYASRNLSAPVKANLHFSLSRSGIFSLDRADAVIEITEWVEVPVKNLTVDNSTSASANTSTESGPSSTEESDEKLNPDIVNSNTSDSGANDSSTISPVTEKKLKKRTFRVPLKIDEKTAGPGAPLSKESFSEAKSKLEALDKKDEERRRTAELKNSLEGYIYDTRDKLESGDFVTISTSQERQSFIQKLDEVQEWLYTDGEDASAKQFQEHLDKLKAIGDPIFFRHKELTARPAASDHARKYLNEVQQIVRGWEINKSWLPKGKIDEVLNESEKVKNWLNQKEAEQKNTPGSDKPAFTSEEVYVKVFDLQDKVNKVNKIPKPKPKVEKPLKNETENSKEKADTTKSSSEEGTSQKEQTASEAEKPSADENSDHDEL, from the exons ATGCCGGCGAAGAATATGTTGTTCCATATAGGGATAATTCTATCCTTGTTTTTGCTAAATCCGATTCCATCTCAATCTGCAGTTTCTAGCATAGATCTGGGATCAGAATGGTTCAAAGTCGCCGTGGTTAACCTAAAACCCGGACAACCTCCAATCTCTATAGCGATTAACGAAATGTCCAAAAGGAAAACTCCCTCACTCGTCGCATTTCATTCCGGGAGTCGCCTCATCGGTGAAGAAGCTTCTGGAATCGTCGCTCGCTATCCAAACAAGGTCTATTCTCATCTCCGTGATCTAATATCAAAACCCTTTCCCCACGTTTCCAAAACCCTAGAATCTCTTTACCTGACTTACGACATTTCTCCCGAGGAATCGCGGAATGTGGCGGTTTTTAAAACTGAAAATGGTAATTTTACGGCGGAGGAGTTGGTAGCGATGTTGTTCAAGTATGCTCTTGGATTGGCGGAAGCGCATACTAGGGGAACACCGGTGAAAGATGCTGTGGTGACTGTGCCTCCGTATATGGGAGTAGCGGAAAGGAAAGGGCTGCTTGTTGCTGCGGAATTGGCTGGTATTAATGTGTTGGCGCTTGTGAATGAACATTCTGGTGCAGCGTTGCAGTATGGGATTGATAAAGATTTTTCTAATGGTTCAAGGCATGTGATTTTCTATGATATGGGTGCGGGTAGTACATATGCTGCCTTGGTGTATTTCTCTGCTTATAACACTAAGGAGTTTGGGAAGACTGTATCAGCTAACCAATTTCAGGTCAAGGATGTTAGATGGAATGCGGAACTGGGAGGAGAACATATGGAACTAAGATTGGTGGAACACTTTGCAGATGAGTTCAATAAACAGGTAGGAAATGGGGTTGACATTAGGAAGTCTCCAAAGGCAATGGCAAAGTtgaagaagcaagtcaaaagaACAAAGGAAATTCTTAGTGCAAACACAGCAGCTCCAATTTCAGTTGAATCTATTTATGATGATCGGGATTTTAG GAGCTCAATAACCCGTGAAAAGTTTGAAGAGTTATGTGCCGATTTGTGGGAAAAAGCTCTTGTACCATTAAAGGAAGTTCTTACTCATTCTGGTTTGAAAATTGAAGATATTTATGCAGTGGAGTTGATTGGAGGTGCCACTAGGGTGCCAAAATTGCAG GCTAAGCTACAGGAATTTCTTGGAAGGAAAGAACTGGACAGACACTTGGACTCCGATGAAGCAATTGCACTTGGGGCCTCATTGCATGCTGCTAATATAAGTGATGGAATCAAATTGAATCGTAAACTGGGAATGATTGATGGTTCTCCATATGGATATGTGATTGAAGTTGATGGTCCGGATCTTCCTAAAGATGAAAGCACGAAACAGTTGACCATACCACGTATGAAGAAACTGCCTAGCAAG ATGTTCAGATCTATTGTTCACAAGAAGGATTTTGAAGTTTCACTAGCGTATGAAAGCGATGACTTCTTGCCACCTGGAACTACTTCACGTAGATTTGCTCAGTATGCAGTGTCAGGTCTTACTGATGCTAGCGAAAA gtaTGCATCACGGAATCTTTCTGCCCCAGTCAAGGCTAATTTACATTTCTCACTTAGTAGAAGtggaatattttcattagatcgAGCAGATGCTGTTATTGAAATAACTGAATGGGTCGAAGTTCCAGTAAAGAATCTGACAGTGGACAACTCGACCTCTGCTTCTGCAAACACATCAACTGAAAGTGGCCCCAGCAGTACAGAGGAAAGTGATGAAAAGTTGAACCCAGACATTGTTAATAGTAACACCTCTGATTCTGGTGCAAATGATTCTAGCACCATAAGTCCCGTTACAGAGAAGAAGCTGAAGAAACGGACTTTCCGAGTTCCACTTAAG ATTGATGAGAAGACTGCTGGGCCAGGAGCACCTCTTTCAAAAGAGTCTTTTAGTGAAGCTAAAAGCAAATTGGAAGCACTGGacaaaaaagatgaagaaagaagaagaacagcTGAATTGAAGAATAGCTTGGAAGGATACATATATGATACGAGAGACAAG CTTGAATCTGGAGATTTTGTGACAATATCAACCAGTCAAGAGCGCCAGTCCTTTATTCAGAAACTTGATGAG GTACAAGAATGGTTGTACACAGATGGTGAAGATGCTTCTGCCAAGCAGTTTCAAGAACATTTAGATAAGTTGAAAGCTATTGGGGATCCCATATTTTTCAG ACATAAAGAACTTACTGCACGCCCTGCTGCATCTGATCATGCTCGCAAATACCTTAATGAAGTGCAACAG ATTGTGCGTGGATGGGAAATCAACAAATCGTGGCTTCCTAAGGGAAAAATAGATGAG GTTCTAAATGAATCTGAGAAAGTGAAGAATTGGTTAAATCAGAAGGAGGCTGAACAGAAAAA CACTCCTGGATCCGACAAGCCTGCATTTACTTCTGAAGAAGTATATGTAAAGGTTTTTGATCTTCAAGACAAG GTTAACAAGGTAAATAAAATACCAAAGCCAAAGCCTAAGGTTGAGAAGCCTTTGAAAAATGAAACTGAAAACAGCAAGGAGAAAGCAGACACTACCAAATCCTCTTCTGAGGAGGGTACCTCCCAGAAAGAACAAACAGCTTCAGAGGCAGAGAAGCCATCTGCAGATGAAAACTCGGATCATGATGAGTTATGA